In Rhineura floridana isolate rRhiFlo1 chromosome 22, rRhiFlo1.hap2, whole genome shotgun sequence, a single genomic region encodes these proteins:
- the PSMD4 gene encoding 26S proteasome non-ATPase regulatory subunit 4 encodes MVLESTMVCVDNSEYMRNGDFLPSRLQAQQDAVNIVCHSKTRSNPENNVGLITLANNCEVLTTLTPDTGRILSKLHSVQPKGKITFCTGIRVAHLALKHRQGKNHKMRIIAFVGSPVEDNEKDLVKLAKRLKKEKVNVDIINFGEEEANTDKLTAFINTLNGKDGTGSHLVTVPPGPSLADALISSPILAGEGGAMLGLGASDFEFGVDPSADPELALALRVSMEEQRQRQEEEARRAAAASAAEAGIPAIGGDDSDDALLKMTIGQQEFGRAGLPDLSTMTEEEQIAYAMQMSLQGAEFGQGESGEVDISADMDTSEPTKEEDDYDVMQDPEFLQSVLENLPGVDPNNEAIRNAMGSLASQASKENKEKKEEEKK; translated from the exons ATGGTGCTGGAGAGCACGATGGTTtg TGTCGACAACAGCGAGTACATGAGGAACGGGGACTTCTTACCCAGCCGCCTCCAGGCCCAACAAGACGCCGTCAACATCGTCTGTCATTCGAAGACTCGTAGTAACCCAGAGAACAATGTTGGCCTTATCACTTTAGCCAA TAACTGCGAGGTGTTGACCACCCTGACCCCCGACACTGGCCGCATCCTGTCAAAGCTGCACTCAGTGCAGCCCAAGGGGAAGATCACTTTCTGCACGGGGATCCGGGTCGCTCAT CTGGCCTTGAAACACCGTCAGGGCAAGAACCACAAGATGCGCATCATTGCCTTTGTGGGGAGCCCTGTGGAGGATAACGAGAAAGAT CTGGTGAAACTGGCCAAGCGGCTGAAGAAAGAGAAGGTGAACGTGGACATCATCAACTTTGGAGAAGAG GAAGCCAACACCGACAAGCTGACGGCCTTCATCAACACCCTGAACGGCAAAGATGGGACCGGCTCCCACCTGGTGACTGTGCCCCCCGGGCCAAGCCTTGCCGACGCCCTCATCAGCTCCCCAATCCTGGCTGGAGAGGGAGGTGCCATGCTGGGGCTTGGGGCAAGTGACTTTGAGTTCGGCGTGGACCCCAGCGCCGACCCAGAACTGGCTCTG GCGCTCCGAGTGTCTATGGAGGAGCAGCGAcagaggcaggaggaggaggctcGCAGGGCCGCGGCAGCGTCTGCAGCGGAAGCCGGGATTCCAGCAATTGGCGGGGATG ATTCAGATGACGCCCTGCTCAAGATGACCATTGGCCAACAGGAATTCGGCCGAGCTGGCCTGCCCGACCTCAGCACCATGACCGAAGAAGAACAGATTGCCTACGCGATGCAGATGTCTCTCCAAGGAGCCG AGTTCGGACAAGGCGAGTCTGGCGAGGTGGATATCAGCGCTGACATGGACACGTCGGAACCAACAAAG GAGGAAGATGATTATGACGTGATGCAGGACCCAGAGTTCCTCCAGAGTGTGCTGGAAAACCTGCCGGGGGTTGACCCCAACAACGAGGCCATTCGCAACGCCATGGGGTCACTGGCCTCGCAGGCCTCCAAGGAGaacaaggagaagaaggaggaggaaaagaaatgA
- the PIP5K1A gene encoding phosphatidylinositol 4-phosphate 5-kinase type-1 alpha isoform X7, which produces MELVGFKLPGTPGTATLKKTLEVPGASGLSSQTIKKGHRGVDSTGETTYKKTTSSALKGAIQLGITHTVGSLSTKPERDVLMQDFYVVESIFFPGEGSNLTPAHHYNDFRFKTYAPVAFRYFRELFGIRPDDYLCSLCSEPLIELSNSGASGSIFYVSSDDEFIIKTVQHKEAEFLQKLLPGYYMNLNQNPRTLLPKFYGLYCVQAGGKNIRIVVMNNLLPRSVRMHQKYDLKGSTYKRRASQKEREKVFPTYKDLDFMQDVLDGLFLDADMYSALCKTLQRDCLVLQSFKIMDYSLLVAVHNLDQAQRERAVADGAALADMRRPAPQKALYSTAMEAIQGEARRGGTIETDDQMGGIPARTAKGERLLLYVGIIDVLQSYRFVKKLEHSWKALVHDGDTVSVHRPSFYAERFQRFMCNVVFKKIPLKSSPSKKSRSGAGPPRRPGQSGAPSQAQGLCETKVQFMMEAEIEQGSQLGRPDLLPHTPIIEEINSDSAATTLSTSSLGSRAHDSPANRSVGVEVHKSVTSKDSTQIVPDSFSPSASPGPPVPTHPSELTEQIEDMPETEISF; this is translated from the exons ACAACATCATCGGCCCTGAAAGGTGCCATCCAGCTGGGGATTACGCACACGGTGGGGAGCCTGAGCACCAAGCCGGAGCGAGATGTCCTCATGCAAGACTTCTATGTAGTGGAGAGCATCTTCTTCCCAGG CGAAGGCAGCAACCTGACCCCGGCCCATCACTACAACGACTTCCGCTTCAAAACCTACGCTCCTGTCGCCTTCCGCTATTTCCGTGAGCTCTTTGGGATCCGGCCGGACGACTACTTG TGCTCCCTTTGCAGCGAGCCCCTCATCGAGCTCTCCAACTCCGGGGCCAGCGGCTCCATCTTCTACGTCTCCAGCGATGATGAGTTCATCATCAAAACCGTTCAGCACAAAGAAGCAGAATTCTTGCAGAAGCTGCTGCCGGGTTACTACATG AACTTGAACCAGAACCCCCGGACCCTGCTGCCCAAGTTCTACGGCCTCTACTGCGTGCAGGCTGGCGGCAAGAACATCCGGATTGTGGTGATGAACAACCTGCTGCCCCGCTCAGTGCGCATGCACCAGAAGTACGACCTGAAAGGATCCACCTACAAGCGCCGGGCGTCGCAGAAGGAGCGTGAGAAAGTCTTCCCCACTTACAAGGACCTGGACTTCATGCAGGATGTTCTTGACGGGCTCTTCCTGGACGCCGACATGTACAGCGCCTTGTGCAAGACCCTGCAGAGAGACTGCTTG GTTTTGCAGAGCTTCAAAATCATGGACTACAGCTTGCTTGTGGCAGTCCATAACCTCGACCAGGCGCAGCGGGAACGGGCCGTGGCGGATGGGGCGGCCCTGGCGGACATGCGGCGCCCCGCGCCCCAGAAGGCTCTGTACTCCACAGCCATGGAAGCCATCCAGGGGGAAGCCCGGCGAGGCGGCACCATTGAGACCGATGACCA GATGGGAGGGATCCCGGCACGGACCGCCAAGGGGGAGAGGCTGCTTCTCTACGTGGGGATCATAGACGTGTTGCAGTCCTACAG GTTCGTTAAGAAGCTGGAGCACTCATGGAAAGCCCTCGTTCACGATGGG GACACTGTTTCCGTTCACCGGCCCAGTTTTTACGCAGAAAGGTTCCAACGGTTCATGTGTAACGTAGTGTTCAAGAAAATTCCTT taaaatctTCCCCTTCGAAAAAGAGCCGGTCTGGTGCAGGACCTCCTCGGCGGCCGGGCCAGAGCGGAGCCCCTTCCCAGGCACAAGGGCTGTGTGAAACAAAAGTGCAGTTCATGATGGAGGCGGAAATCGAGCAAG gttCCCAGCTGGGCCGCCCCGACCTCCTTCCACACACTCCCATCATAGAGGAAATCAACAGCGACTCGGCCGCCACGACCTTATCCACCTCCTCTTTGGGGAGCAGGGCCCACGATTCGCCAGCCAACAG GTCAGTAGGAGTTGAAGTGCACAAATCGGTTACCTCAAAGGATTCGACCCAAATCGTTCCAGACAGCTTTTCTCCTAG tgcTTCTCCAGGGCCTCCTGTGCCAACCCATCCATCTGAGCTGACGGAACAAATTGAAGACATGCCAGAGACAGAAATCAGCTTT TGA
- the PIP5K1A gene encoding phosphatidylinositol 4-phosphate 5-kinase type-1 alpha isoform X8, protein MDEGTIRPFRRLSLSTTSSALKGAIQLGITHTVGSLSTKPERDVLMQDFYVVESIFFPGEGSNLTPAHHYNDFRFKTYAPVAFRYFRELFGIRPDDYLCSLCSEPLIELSNSGASGSIFYVSSDDEFIIKTVQHKEAEFLQKLLPGYYMNLNQNPRTLLPKFYGLYCVQAGGKNIRIVVMNNLLPRSVRMHQKYDLKGSTYKRRASQKEREKVFPTYKDLDFMQDVLDGLFLDADMYSALCKTLQRDCLVLQSFKIMDYSLLVAVHNLDQAQRERAVADGAALADMRRPAPQKALYSTAMEAIQGEARRGGTIETDDQMGGIPARTAKGERLLLYVGIIDVLQSYRFVKKLEHSWKALVHDGDTVSVHRPSFYAERFQRFMCNVVFKKIPLKSSPSKKSRSGAGPPRRPGQSGAPSQAQGLCETKVQFMMEAEIEQGSQLGRPDLLPHTPIIEEINSDSAATTLSTSSLGSRAHDSPANRSVGVEVHKSVTSKDSTQIVPDSFSPSASPGPPVPTHPSELTEQIEDMPETEISF, encoded by the exons ACAACATCATCGGCCCTGAAAGGTGCCATCCAGCTGGGGATTACGCACACGGTGGGGAGCCTGAGCACCAAGCCGGAGCGAGATGTCCTCATGCAAGACTTCTATGTAGTGGAGAGCATCTTCTTCCCAGG CGAAGGCAGCAACCTGACCCCGGCCCATCACTACAACGACTTCCGCTTCAAAACCTACGCTCCTGTCGCCTTCCGCTATTTCCGTGAGCTCTTTGGGATCCGGCCGGACGACTACTTG TGCTCCCTTTGCAGCGAGCCCCTCATCGAGCTCTCCAACTCCGGGGCCAGCGGCTCCATCTTCTACGTCTCCAGCGATGATGAGTTCATCATCAAAACCGTTCAGCACAAAGAAGCAGAATTCTTGCAGAAGCTGCTGCCGGGTTACTACATG AACTTGAACCAGAACCCCCGGACCCTGCTGCCCAAGTTCTACGGCCTCTACTGCGTGCAGGCTGGCGGCAAGAACATCCGGATTGTGGTGATGAACAACCTGCTGCCCCGCTCAGTGCGCATGCACCAGAAGTACGACCTGAAAGGATCCACCTACAAGCGCCGGGCGTCGCAGAAGGAGCGTGAGAAAGTCTTCCCCACTTACAAGGACCTGGACTTCATGCAGGATGTTCTTGACGGGCTCTTCCTGGACGCCGACATGTACAGCGCCTTGTGCAAGACCCTGCAGAGAGACTGCTTG GTTTTGCAGAGCTTCAAAATCATGGACTACAGCTTGCTTGTGGCAGTCCATAACCTCGACCAGGCGCAGCGGGAACGGGCCGTGGCGGATGGGGCGGCCCTGGCGGACATGCGGCGCCCCGCGCCCCAGAAGGCTCTGTACTCCACAGCCATGGAAGCCATCCAGGGGGAAGCCCGGCGAGGCGGCACCATTGAGACCGATGACCA GATGGGAGGGATCCCGGCACGGACCGCCAAGGGGGAGAGGCTGCTTCTCTACGTGGGGATCATAGACGTGTTGCAGTCCTACAG GTTCGTTAAGAAGCTGGAGCACTCATGGAAAGCCCTCGTTCACGATGGG GACACTGTTTCCGTTCACCGGCCCAGTTTTTACGCAGAAAGGTTCCAACGGTTCATGTGTAACGTAGTGTTCAAGAAAATTCCTT taaaatctTCCCCTTCGAAAAAGAGCCGGTCTGGTGCAGGACCTCCTCGGCGGCCGGGCCAGAGCGGAGCCCCTTCCCAGGCACAAGGGCTGTGTGAAACAAAAGTGCAGTTCATGATGGAGGCGGAAATCGAGCAAG gttCCCAGCTGGGCCGCCCCGACCTCCTTCCACACACTCCCATCATAGAGGAAATCAACAGCGACTCGGCCGCCACGACCTTATCCACCTCCTCTTTGGGGAGCAGGGCCCACGATTCGCCAGCCAACAG GTCAGTAGGAGTTGAAGTGCACAAATCGGTTACCTCAAAGGATTCGACCCAAATCGTTCCAGACAGCTTTTCTCCTAG tgcTTCTCCAGGGCCTCCTGTGCCAACCCATCCATCTGAGCTGACGGAACAAATTGAAGACATGCCAGAGACAGAAATCAGCTTT TGA
- the PIP5K1A gene encoding phosphatidylinositol 4-phosphate 5-kinase type-1 alpha isoform X6 has translation MASAGPEPGGSSSISSGTPGTATLKKTLEVPGASGLSSQTIKKGHRGVDSTGETTYKKTTSSALKGAIQLGITHTVGSLSTKPERDVLMQDFYVVESIFFPGEGSNLTPAHHYNDFRFKTYAPVAFRYFRELFGIRPDDYLCSLCSEPLIELSNSGASGSIFYVSSDDEFIIKTVQHKEAEFLQKLLPGYYMNLNQNPRTLLPKFYGLYCVQAGGKNIRIVVMNNLLPRSVRMHQKYDLKGSTYKRRASQKEREKVFPTYKDLDFMQDVLDGLFLDADMYSALCKTLQRDCLVLQSFKIMDYSLLVAVHNLDQAQRERAVADGAALADMRRPAPQKALYSTAMEAIQGEARRGGTIETDDQMGGIPARTAKGERLLLYVGIIDVLQSYRFVKKLEHSWKALVHDGDTVSVHRPSFYAERFQRFMCNVVFKKIPLKSSPSKKSRSGAGPPRRPGQSGAPSQAQGLCETKVQFMMEAEIEQGSQLGRPDLLPHTPIIEEINSDSAATTLSTSSLGSRAHDSPANRSVGVEVHKSVTSKDSTQIVPDSFSPSASPGPPVPTHPSELTEQIEDMPETEISF, from the exons ACAACATCATCGGCCCTGAAAGGTGCCATCCAGCTGGGGATTACGCACACGGTGGGGAGCCTGAGCACCAAGCCGGAGCGAGATGTCCTCATGCAAGACTTCTATGTAGTGGAGAGCATCTTCTTCCCAGG CGAAGGCAGCAACCTGACCCCGGCCCATCACTACAACGACTTCCGCTTCAAAACCTACGCTCCTGTCGCCTTCCGCTATTTCCGTGAGCTCTTTGGGATCCGGCCGGACGACTACTTG TGCTCCCTTTGCAGCGAGCCCCTCATCGAGCTCTCCAACTCCGGGGCCAGCGGCTCCATCTTCTACGTCTCCAGCGATGATGAGTTCATCATCAAAACCGTTCAGCACAAAGAAGCAGAATTCTTGCAGAAGCTGCTGCCGGGTTACTACATG AACTTGAACCAGAACCCCCGGACCCTGCTGCCCAAGTTCTACGGCCTCTACTGCGTGCAGGCTGGCGGCAAGAACATCCGGATTGTGGTGATGAACAACCTGCTGCCCCGCTCAGTGCGCATGCACCAGAAGTACGACCTGAAAGGATCCACCTACAAGCGCCGGGCGTCGCAGAAGGAGCGTGAGAAAGTCTTCCCCACTTACAAGGACCTGGACTTCATGCAGGATGTTCTTGACGGGCTCTTCCTGGACGCCGACATGTACAGCGCCTTGTGCAAGACCCTGCAGAGAGACTGCTTG GTTTTGCAGAGCTTCAAAATCATGGACTACAGCTTGCTTGTGGCAGTCCATAACCTCGACCAGGCGCAGCGGGAACGGGCCGTGGCGGATGGGGCGGCCCTGGCGGACATGCGGCGCCCCGCGCCCCAGAAGGCTCTGTACTCCACAGCCATGGAAGCCATCCAGGGGGAAGCCCGGCGAGGCGGCACCATTGAGACCGATGACCA GATGGGAGGGATCCCGGCACGGACCGCCAAGGGGGAGAGGCTGCTTCTCTACGTGGGGATCATAGACGTGTTGCAGTCCTACAG GTTCGTTAAGAAGCTGGAGCACTCATGGAAAGCCCTCGTTCACGATGGG GACACTGTTTCCGTTCACCGGCCCAGTTTTTACGCAGAAAGGTTCCAACGGTTCATGTGTAACGTAGTGTTCAAGAAAATTCCTT taaaatctTCCCCTTCGAAAAAGAGCCGGTCTGGTGCAGGACCTCCTCGGCGGCCGGGCCAGAGCGGAGCCCCTTCCCAGGCACAAGGGCTGTGTGAAACAAAAGTGCAGTTCATGATGGAGGCGGAAATCGAGCAAG gttCCCAGCTGGGCCGCCCCGACCTCCTTCCACACACTCCCATCATAGAGGAAATCAACAGCGACTCGGCCGCCACGACCTTATCCACCTCCTCTTTGGGGAGCAGGGCCCACGATTCGCCAGCCAACAG GTCAGTAGGAGTTGAAGTGCACAAATCGGTTACCTCAAAGGATTCGACCCAAATCGTTCCAGACAGCTTTTCTCCTAG tgcTTCTCCAGGGCCTCCTGTGCCAACCCATCCATCTGAGCTGACGGAACAAATTGAAGACATGCCAGAGACAGAAATCAGCTTT TGA